A genome region from Micromonospora peucetia includes the following:
- a CDS encoding TetR/AcrR family transcriptional regulator has translation MSDMTSTADAPRPPGRPRSVRAAEAIIEATLDLLAEGSTIEAISIEAIAARAGVGKATIYRRWPGKEALLRDALRTLKGTPPEPTGGPVRDDLILLVGAVGHHIDPRAARIMPCLVPEVNRSPEQYQLYQNIIEPRREMMREVLRRGVRSGELRADLDVEVAMAMLTGPMLVQRVMRWHPDLDEATLAERIVDGVLDGLRAR, from the coding sequence ATGTCCGACATGACTTCCACCGCGGACGCTCCTCGGCCGCCCGGGCGGCCGAGGAGCGTCCGCGCGGCCGAGGCGATCATCGAGGCGACCCTCGACCTGCTCGCCGAGGGCAGCACGATCGAGGCGATCTCGATCGAGGCGATCGCCGCCCGCGCCGGGGTCGGCAAGGCGACCATCTACCGCCGCTGGCCGGGCAAGGAGGCGCTGCTGCGCGACGCCCTGCGAACGCTCAAGGGCACCCCGCCGGAGCCCACCGGCGGCCCGGTCCGCGACGACCTGATCCTGCTGGTCGGCGCGGTCGGCCACCACATCGACCCGCGGGCGGCGCGGATCATGCCCTGCCTGGTGCCGGAGGTCAACCGCAGCCCCGAGCAGTACCAGCTCTACCAGAACATCATCGAGCCCCGGCGCGAGATGATGCGCGAGGTGCTGCGGCGCGGGGTGCGCTCCGGCGAGCTCCGCGCGGATCTCGACGTCGAGGTGGCCATGGCGATGCTGACCGGCCCGATGCTGGTGCAGCGGGTGATGCGCTGGCACCCCGACCTTGACGAGGCGACCCTCGCCGAGCGGATCGTCGACGGCGTCCTGGACGGCCTCCGCGCCCGCTGA
- a CDS encoding MFS transporter, with the protein MSPHENTGHPRRWAILGVLVISLLVVVLDNTILNVALRTLADPVHGLGASQGELEWSINSYTLVFAGLLFTFGVLGDRAGRRRFLLIGLVLFGLASLLSAYAQSPAQLIAARALMGIGGAAIMPVTLSIISNVFDPRERGRAIGVWASAVGLAVAIGPILGGALLEHYWWGSVFLINVPVVALGVVLVALLVPESRDPDPGRVDVVGVLLSVVGLVALTYGIIDGGEHGFGRPLVWTAILGGLAVLAWFVAYERRTDHPSLDVRLFRVPRFAAPVAIVGLIFFAAMGVMFFSSFYLQLVRGFSPLETGLLYLPLAVAQLIFAPSSAAMVRRYGGRAVATVGLALTVVALGAFAFVDATTPIWVVLVVFFLQGAGMANIMPPATESIMSALPREKAGVGSAVSNTVRQVAGALGVAVLGSVLSAIYRADVDPALRDLPAGAREAAGESISGAYAAAGQLGPAAPQLIAVADDAFLAAMHWAAGLAAAIAALGILVVLRWMPGRPATPAGAPAAVEEPELAGTA; encoded by the coding sequence ATGTCACCGCACGAGAACACCGGACACCCGAGGAGGTGGGCGATTCTCGGGGTGCTGGTGATCAGCCTCCTCGTGGTCGTCCTGGACAACACGATCCTCAACGTCGCGCTGCGGACGCTCGCCGACCCGGTGCACGGCCTCGGCGCGAGCCAGGGCGAGCTGGAGTGGTCGATCAACTCCTACACGCTGGTCTTCGCCGGCCTGCTGTTCACCTTCGGGGTGCTCGGCGACCGCGCCGGGCGCAGGCGCTTCCTGCTGATCGGCCTGGTGCTCTTCGGCCTGGCGTCGCTGCTGTCGGCGTACGCGCAGAGCCCCGCGCAACTGATCGCGGCCCGCGCCCTGATGGGCATCGGCGGCGCGGCCATCATGCCGGTCACGCTCTCGATCATCTCCAACGTGTTCGACCCCCGCGAGCGGGGCCGAGCGATCGGGGTCTGGGCCAGCGCGGTCGGCCTAGCCGTGGCCATCGGCCCGATCCTCGGCGGCGCGCTGCTGGAGCACTACTGGTGGGGCTCGGTCTTCCTGATCAACGTGCCGGTGGTGGCGCTCGGCGTGGTGCTGGTGGCGCTGCTGGTCCCCGAGTCGCGGGACCCGGATCCGGGCCGGGTCGACGTCGTCGGCGTGCTGCTGTCGGTGGTCGGGCTCGTCGCGTTGACGTACGGCATCATCGACGGCGGCGAGCACGGCTTCGGCCGCCCGCTGGTCTGGACCGCGATCCTCGGCGGCCTGGCGGTGCTGGCCTGGTTCGTCGCGTACGAGCGGCGCACCGACCACCCGTCGCTGGACGTACGGCTGTTCCGGGTGCCCCGCTTCGCCGCTCCGGTGGCCATCGTCGGGCTGATCTTCTTCGCCGCGATGGGCGTGATGTTCTTCAGCTCGTTCTACCTGCAACTGGTGCGCGGCTTCAGCCCGCTGGAGACCGGCCTGCTCTACCTGCCCCTCGCCGTCGCCCAGCTCATCTTCGCCCCGAGCAGCGCGGCGATGGTCCGCCGGTACGGGGGCAGGGCCGTCGCGACGGTCGGGCTGGCGCTGACCGTGGTCGCGCTCGGCGCGTTCGCCTTCGTCGACGCGACCACCCCGATCTGGGTGGTGCTGGTCGTCTTCTTCCTCCAAGGCGCCGGGATGGCCAACATCATGCCCCCGGCCACGGAGTCCATCATGTCCGCGCTGCCCCGGGAGAAGGCCGGCGTCGGCTCGGCGGTCAGCAACACGGTCCGGCAGGTGGCCGGCGCGCTCGGCGTGGCGGTGCTCGGGTCGGTGCTCTCCGCGATCTACCGCGCCGACGTCGACCCCGCCCTGCGGGACCTGCCCGCCGGGGCGCGGGAGGCGGCCGGTGAGTCCATCTCCGGCGCGTACGCCGCGGCGGGTCAGCTCGGGCCGGCGGCGCCGCAGCTGATCGCGGTCGCCGACGACGCCTTCCTGGCCGCGATGCACTGGGCGGCGGGCCTCGCCGCCGCCATCGCCGCGCTCGGCATCCTCGTGGTGCTGCGCTGGATGCCCGGCCGTCCCGCCACACCGGCGGGAGCGCCGGCGGCGGTGGAGGAACCCGAGTTGGCCGGGACCGCCTAG
- a CDS encoding SPFH domain-containing protein — translation MPFGFTVAIIFAVALAISGLLAVAAPNRSTKRAATLAALGCLVGTAVFVVGSSAHSVPIRSVGIVTSFGKPTGKVTGSGLKWVAPWQKVGEWDAGRQKYDHIGGDHCVRVRTGTLADACVEVLVEWQVKPENAPKQFMDYKGDFDSFRGQRVGVQLDSAVNDAFATYNPLEKIDSSTGSLNVDLKPFAESIKASAETRLSNDVDILSVTITRVNHDDKTEGNIKAFQDKLAQTRNLEQDRKNAAIQKQITETNAKVDKVSRCLEIAERNGSNPGLCINPGIITGAK, via the coding sequence ATGCCCTTCGGCTTCACTGTTGCGATCATCTTTGCCGTCGCGCTGGCGATCTCCGGCCTGCTCGCGGTCGCCGCTCCGAACAGGTCTACGAAGCGGGCCGCCACGCTGGCGGCGCTCGGCTGCCTCGTCGGCACGGCGGTGTTCGTCGTCGGCTCCAGCGCCCACTCCGTGCCGATCCGCTCGGTCGGGATCGTCACCAGCTTCGGCAAGCCGACGGGCAAGGTCACCGGCTCCGGCCTGAAGTGGGTCGCCCCCTGGCAGAAGGTCGGCGAGTGGGACGCGGGCCGGCAGAAGTACGACCACATCGGCGGCGACCACTGCGTCCGGGTCCGCACCGGCACGCTCGCCGACGCCTGCGTCGAGGTGCTCGTCGAGTGGCAGGTGAAGCCGGAGAACGCGCCGAAGCAGTTCATGGACTACAAGGGCGACTTCGACAGCTTCCGGGGTCAGCGGGTGGGCGTCCAGCTCGACAGCGCCGTCAACGACGCCTTCGCCACGTACAACCCGCTGGAGAAGATCGACTCGAGCACCGGCAGCCTGAACGTGGACCTGAAGCCCTTCGCGGAGAGCATCAAGGCCAGCGCGGAGACGCGGCTCTCCAACGACGTCGACATCCTGTCGGTCACGATCACCCGGGTCAACCACGACGACAAGACCGAGGGCAACATCAAGGCCTTCCAGGACAAGCTCGCCCAGACCCGCAACCTGGAGCAGGACCGGAAGAACGCCGCCATCCAGAAGCAGATCACCGAGACGAACGCGAAGGTCGACAAGGTGTCGCGGTGCCTGGAGATCGCCGAGCGCAACGGCAGCAACCCCGGCCTCTGTATCAACCCCGGGATCATCACCGGCGCCAAGTGA
- a CDS encoding aminotransferase class V-fold PLP-dependent enzyme yields MEIAQAQKLWQPQPGWLNTASFGLPPQPAWDAVQEALADWRAGSTSWEGWGQATERSRAAFAGLVGVPVADIAVGSTVSQLLAPVAAALPAGATVVVPEVEFTSNLFPWLVQAERGVRVRTVPLAGLVDAIDADTDLVAFSLVQSADGAIAAYDEIVAAARAHGALVAVDATQACGWLPFEAGLADVVVVGAYKWLMAPRGSAFAYLAPALRERLRPDAAGWYAGDDPHASYYGPPLRLADDARRFDISPAWFSWVGTAPALELVAEIGVPAVQAHDVALANRFLAGLGRPPGDSAIVTVEVPGAAERLERAGVRAAVRAGRIRASFHVYSTEDDVDLALDALTG; encoded by the coding sequence ATGGAGATCGCACAGGCGCAGAAGTTGTGGCAGCCGCAGCCGGGTTGGCTGAACACCGCCAGTTTCGGGCTGCCGCCCCAGCCGGCGTGGGACGCGGTGCAGGAGGCGTTGGCCGACTGGCGGGCGGGGAGTACGTCGTGGGAGGGCTGGGGCCAGGCCACCGAGCGGTCCCGGGCCGCCTTCGCCGGTCTGGTCGGGGTGCCGGTCGCCGACATCGCGGTCGGCAGCACGGTGTCCCAGTTGCTGGCCCCGGTCGCCGCCGCCCTGCCCGCCGGCGCGACCGTCGTGGTGCCGGAGGTCGAGTTCACCTCCAACCTCTTCCCGTGGCTGGTGCAGGCCGAGCGGGGCGTCCGGGTGCGCACCGTGCCGTTGGCCGGGCTGGTCGACGCGATTGACGCCGACACCGACCTGGTCGCGTTCAGCCTGGTGCAGTCGGCCGACGGCGCGATCGCCGCGTACGACGAGATCGTCGCGGCGGCCCGGGCGCACGGCGCGCTCGTCGCCGTCGACGCCACCCAGGCATGCGGCTGGCTGCCGTTCGAGGCGGGCCTCGCCGACGTGGTCGTGGTCGGGGCGTACAAGTGGCTGATGGCTCCGCGCGGCTCGGCATTCGCCTATCTCGCGCCCGCGCTGCGCGAGCGGCTGCGTCCCGATGCCGCCGGCTGGTACGCGGGCGACGACCCGCACGCCTCCTACTACGGCCCGCCACTGCGCCTGGCCGACGACGCCCGCCGGTTCGACATCTCGCCGGCCTGGTTCAGCTGGGTCGGCACGGCCCCCGCCCTGGAACTGGTCGCCGAGATCGGCGTGCCGGCCGTGCAGGCGCACGACGTCGCGCTGGCCAACCGGTTCCTAGCCGGGCTGGGCCGGCCGCCGGGGGACAGCGCGATCGTCACCGTGGAGGTGCCCGGCGCGGCGGAGCGGCTGGAGCGGGCCGGCGTCCGGGCGGCGGTCCGCGCCGGCCGGATCCGGGCGTCCTTCCACGTCTACTCGACCGAGGATGACGTCGACCTCGCCCTGGACGCGCTCACCGGCTGA
- a CDS encoding RNA polymerase sigma factor: MTADVEHLLRTEAPQVLGALVRRFGHFDVAEDAVQEALLTASRAWPVDGMPENPRSWLIRIGYRRMVDLLRSDQARRRREREAGVAELAMREPARRACPPPETDDSLTLLLLCCHPALSTTSQVALTLRAVGGLTTAEIAHAHGTTEATMGTRISRAKQQLARAGARFTPPTAADRHTRMVAVTQVLYLVFNEGYTASAGAELARVDLTREAIRLTRMLRDSLPDDAEVTGLLALMLLTESRRAARTGHDEELVPLDEQDRTRWNPDLIREGTALIDSVWNRREVGPYQLQAAVAAVHAAAASPESTDWPQIAALYLWLERLNPTAPVRLSRVVAVARAYGPVRGLALLDDLNRRFRLDREPLTRQRERAVRAHLREMTGDAADAATLYREAAILTDNQVERRYLLHRADRLD, translated from the coding sequence ATGACCGCGGACGTCGAGCACCTGCTGCGTACGGAGGCGCCGCAGGTGCTCGGGGCGTTGGTGCGGCGCTTCGGCCACTTCGACGTCGCCGAGGACGCCGTGCAGGAGGCGCTGCTCACCGCGAGCCGGGCGTGGCCGGTCGACGGCATGCCGGAGAACCCGCGCAGCTGGCTGATCCGGATCGGCTACCGGCGGATGGTCGACCTGCTCCGCTCCGACCAGGCCCGGCGCCGGCGCGAGCGGGAGGCCGGAGTGGCCGAGCTGGCCATGCGGGAGCCGGCCCGCCGGGCGTGCCCTCCGCCGGAGACCGACGACAGCCTCACCCTGCTGCTGCTCTGCTGCCATCCGGCGCTGAGTACCACCTCCCAGGTCGCGCTCACGCTGCGCGCGGTGGGCGGTCTGACGACCGCCGAGATCGCACACGCCCACGGGACGACCGAAGCCACGATGGGTACCCGGATCAGTCGCGCCAAACAGCAGTTGGCCCGCGCCGGCGCCCGCTTCACCCCGCCGACCGCCGCCGACCGACACACTCGGATGGTCGCCGTGACGCAGGTGCTCTACCTCGTGTTCAACGAGGGTTACACGGCCTCCGCCGGTGCCGAACTCGCCCGCGTGGACCTGACCCGTGAGGCGATCCGGCTGACCCGGATGCTCCGCGATTCCCTGCCGGACGACGCCGAGGTGACCGGACTGCTCGCGCTGATGCTGCTCACCGAGTCGCGGCGGGCCGCCCGTACCGGCCACGACGAGGAACTGGTGCCGCTGGACGAGCAGGACCGGACGCGGTGGAATCCCGACCTGATCCGCGAGGGCACCGCGCTGATCGACAGCGTCTGGAACCGGCGCGAGGTGGGCCCGTACCAGTTGCAGGCGGCAGTCGCGGCCGTACACGCCGCCGCCGCGTCGCCGGAGAGCACCGACTGGCCACAGATCGCGGCACTGTACCTGTGGCTCGAACGGCTGAACCCCACCGCGCCGGTCCGGCTGAGTCGGGTGGTCGCGGTGGCCCGGGCGTACGGCCCGGTCCGGGGACTGGCCCTGCTCGACGACCTCAACCGGCGCTTCCGACTGGATCGGGAACCGCTGACCCGGCAGCGGGAACGCGCGGTGCGCGCCCACCTGCGCGAGATGACCGGCGACGCGGCCGACGCGGCGACCCTGTACCGCGAGGCGGCCATCCTGACGGACAACCAGGTCGAGCGGCGGTACCTACTACACCGCGCCGACCGCCTCGACTGA
- a CDS encoding YciI family protein: MKYLLLSYTPAAAWDAATADVPSEEAMAAFAAYQEFERELTETGEYVGSEGLGHPVVSATVRPTPGGVVATDGPFAELKEVLASFAVIDVASRERAVEIASRIVEVLGEPIEVRPIMGEDFTA, translated from the coding sequence ATGAAGTACCTGCTGCTCAGCTACACGCCGGCCGCCGCCTGGGACGCCGCGACCGCCGACGTCCCGTCCGAGGAGGCGATGGCGGCGTTCGCCGCGTACCAGGAGTTCGAGCGGGAGCTCACCGAGACCGGCGAGTACGTCGGCAGCGAGGGCCTCGGCCACCCGGTGGTCAGCGCCACCGTCCGCCCGACCCCGGGTGGCGTGGTCGCGACCGACGGACCGTTCGCCGAGCTCAAGGAGGTGCTGGCCAGTTTCGCCGTGATCGACGTGGCGAGCCGGGAACGGGCTGTCGAGATCGCCTCGCGGATCGTCGAGGTGCTGGGCGAGCCGATCGAGGTACGACCGATCATGGGCGAGGACTTCACGGCATGA
- a CDS encoding DUF998 domain-containing protein, producing MAPLAAPTVRRSPDHLLLAGALAGPVFFASAAAQMLTREGFDITRHPISQLATGSLGWIQITTFVLAGLGGLALAAGIRRTLTEGVGRRALPILVGIFGAGLVAAGLFTMDPEHGFPAGTPDGPADRMSWHGVAHSTAATVAFTALAVAAIVLAVRCVRRRAVLPAVLSGLAALVLLLPMSPDRMSIQIAVNGLVAFTWTTVLALSLRRSA from the coding sequence ATGGCCCCCCTCGCCGCCCCCACCGTCCGCCGCTCGCCCGACCATCTGCTGCTCGCCGGTGCCCTCGCCGGGCCGGTCTTCTTCGCCTCGGCCGCCGCCCAGATGCTGACCCGGGAGGGCTTCGACATCACCCGGCACCCGATCAGCCAGCTCGCCACCGGCAGCCTCGGCTGGATCCAGATCACGACGTTCGTGCTCGCCGGCCTCGGCGGGCTGGCGCTGGCCGCCGGGATCAGGCGCACCCTCACCGAGGGGGTCGGCCGGCGGGCGCTGCCGATCCTCGTCGGGATCTTCGGCGCCGGCCTGGTCGCCGCCGGTCTGTTCACCATGGATCCGGAGCACGGCTTCCCGGCCGGCACCCCCGACGGTCCGGCCGACCGGATGTCCTGGCACGGCGTCGCGCACTCGACCGCGGCGACCGTCGCCTTCACCGCGCTGGCCGTCGCCGCGATCGTGCTGGCCGTCCGGTGCGTGCGCCGCCGGGCCGTGCTGCCGGCCGTGCTGAGTGGCCTCGCCGCGCTCGTCCTGCTGCTGCCCATGTCGCCGGACCGGATGAGCATCCAGATCGCCGTGAACGGGCTGGTCGCCTTCACCTGGACGACCGTCCTCGCGCTGTCCCTGCGCCGCTCCGCCTGA